The following coding sequences are from one Danio rerio strain Tuebingen ecotype United States chromosome 21, GRCz12tu, whole genome shotgun sequence window:
- the gzmk gene encoding granzyme K isoform X4 has protein sequence MLIRLSKKVKAKPYKIPKNEKDVPPGTKCVVRGWGTTDYKDEQASDKLQMLEVLVVDRDQCNRYYNRNPVITKDMLCAGNTQQHRGTCWGDSGGPLECKKNLVGVISGSQGCGIPKKPTVYTFLSKRHISWINSILRQQFNSTRF, from the exons ATGCTCATTAGG CTAAGCAAAAAAGTTAAAGCCAAACCCTACAAAATccctaaaaatgaaaaagatGTCCCACCCGGAACAAAATGTGTTGTAAGAGGTTGGGGAACCACTGATTATAAAGACGAGCAAGCTTCTGATAAACTGCAAATGTTGGAGGTGTTGGTGGTGGACAGAGATCAGTGCAACCGCTACTATAACAGAAATCCTGTCATCACCAAAGACATGCTGTGTGCAGGAAATACACAGCAGCACAGAGGAACCTGTTGG GGAGATTCTGGTGGACCTCTGGAGTGTAAGAAAAACCTGGTTGGAGTCATTTCAGGCTCACAAGGATGTGGGATTCCCAAGAAACCCACAGTGTACACGTTTCTTTCCAAAAGACACATCTCTTGGATCAATAGCATACTGAGACAGCAATTTAACAGCACACGTTTTTAA